In Candidatus Cloacimonadota bacterium, a genomic segment contains:
- a CDS encoding zinc-ribbon domain-containing protein, which translates to MKQIKCRSCGKMVSSNTKRCPKCGTLLKLPKALLITILAIFSFIVGIIIVTFLF; encoded by the coding sequence ATGAAGCAGATAAAATGCAGATCGTGTGGGAAAATGGTCAGTTCCAACACTAAAAGATGTCCAAAATGTGGAACTTTGCTGAAACTCCCAAAGGCTCTACTGATCACTATTTTAGCAATTTTTTCGTTCATTGTAGGAATCATAATCGTAACATTCTTATTTTGA